A stretch of the Mycobacterium shigaense genome encodes the following:
- a CDS encoding cytochrome P450 → MSDYESIDFLTDPSLIPDPHPYFDYLRSQNPVLRLPHHGVVAVTGYAEATEIYKDPETFSNIVALGGPFPPLPFTPEGGDIRSLIGEHRSYFPMYEHMVTMDPPDHTKARSVLAKLLTPSRLKQNEEFMWSLADRQLDEFLHHGECEFIAEYSKPFATLVIADLLGVPEDDHKEFRKVLGADRPETRVGALDHESVGINPLEWLDDKFCHYIEDRRREPRGDVLTYLAEAKYPDGSTPPVIEVVRSATFLFAAGQETTAKLLSAALQALGDRPDVQEQVRADRSLIPGFIEESLRMESPVKSDSRLVVKDANIGGVDLPAGTVVMILPGAANRDPRRFENPHEFDVRRKNVREHMAFARGVHSCPGGPLARVEGRVSIERILDRMPRIEINEAHHGPAADRRYTYEPTYILRGLSELHLTFATADAVAPVA, encoded by the coding sequence ATGAGCGACTACGAGTCGATCGACTTTTTGACCGATCCGTCTTTGATCCCCGACCCGCACCCCTACTTCGACTATTTGCGCAGTCAGAACCCGGTATTGCGGCTGCCTCATCACGGAGTCGTCGCGGTTACCGGTTACGCGGAGGCCACCGAGATCTACAAGGACCCGGAGACGTTCTCCAACATCGTCGCGCTCGGTGGCCCGTTCCCGCCGCTGCCGTTCACGCCCGAGGGCGGCGACATCCGGTCCCTGATCGGCGAGCACCGCAGCTACTTTCCGATGTACGAGCACATGGTCACGATGGACCCCCCGGACCATACGAAGGCCCGCTCGGTGCTGGCTAAACTGCTGACCCCGAGCCGACTGAAGCAGAACGAGGAGTTCATGTGGAGCCTGGCTGACCGTCAGCTCGACGAGTTCCTGCACCACGGCGAGTGCGAATTCATCGCCGAATACTCCAAGCCGTTCGCCACGTTGGTGATCGCAGACCTGCTCGGCGTCCCGGAGGACGACCACAAGGAGTTCCGCAAGGTTCTGGGCGCCGATCGCCCGGAGACGCGCGTCGGTGCCCTGGACCACGAGTCGGTGGGCATCAACCCGCTGGAGTGGCTCGACGACAAGTTCTGCCACTACATCGAGGATCGCCGCCGCGAACCGCGTGGCGACGTGCTGACCTACCTCGCGGAAGCGAAGTATCCGGACGGATCGACGCCGCCGGTGATCGAGGTGGTGCGCTCGGCGACGTTCCTTTTCGCCGCCGGCCAGGAAACGACGGCCAAGTTGTTGAGCGCCGCGCTGCAAGCGCTGGGCGACCGGCCGGACGTCCAGGAGCAAGTTCGCGCGGATCGCAGCCTGATTCCCGGATTCATCGAGGAGTCACTGCGCATGGAGAGCCCGGTGAAGAGCGACTCACGACTGGTCGTCAAGGACGCCAACATCGGTGGCGTCGATCTGCCGGCGGGCACGGTGGTGATGATCCTCCCGGGTGCGGCCAATCGCGACCCGCGCCGGTTCGAGAACCCGCATGAATTTGACGTGCGCCGCAAGAACGTTCGTGAGCACATGGCCTTCGCCCGTGGCGTGCACTCCTGCCCGGGCGGCCCGCTCGCGCGGGTGGAGGGGCGGGTCTCGATCGAGCGCATCCTCGACCGGATGCCACGCATCGAGATCAACGAAGCCCACCACGGGCCGGCCGCCGACCGTCGGTATACCTACGAGCCCACGTACATCCTGCGGGGCCTGAGCGAACTACACCTGACGTTCGCGACCGCGGATGCGGTCGCACCTGTGGCGTAA
- a CDS encoding cytochrome C oxidase subunit IV family protein gives MRFNKRLLYVWLILATLTLGYLWIDHSVDGSLKSSAAVTSGVVVIALVKVRIIFREFMEVRSAPVLLCRLTDAWVVLIGVALLGCYFVGLQVR, from the coding sequence GTGAGATTCAACAAGAGGCTGCTGTACGTCTGGTTGATCCTGGCGACGCTGACGCTGGGCTATCTTTGGATAGACCACTCCGTCGACGGATCGCTGAAATCCAGCGCGGCGGTAACTTCAGGCGTCGTCGTAATCGCACTTGTCAAGGTGCGCATCATCTTTCGGGAATTCATGGAGGTGCGCAGCGCCCCGGTCCTGCTGTGCCGCCTCACCGACGCGTGGGTGGTGCTGATTGGCGTCGCCCTGCTCGGTTGCTACTTCGTTGGCCTGCAGGTGCGGTAG
- a CDS encoding cytochrome c oxidase subunit 3 family protein, whose translation MTHVAEKGPRVRAVPGQPDMWVFVLFETLVFTAYFGFYLFSRGRNPESFLHAQVQLDLRVGVLNTLVLLLSSWSVARCVQSARAGAYRAALHDVLITAAFAVLFLFFKVFEWVRLVRAGNGLDGNDFFMYYYFLTGIHFVHLLIGFVVLGVILYQLRRPAPKSQNSQEVIETGATYWHTVDFLWVLIFALLYVVR comes from the coding sequence GTGACCCACGTCGCAGAGAAGGGCCCACGCGTCAGGGCGGTGCCGGGCCAACCCGACATGTGGGTCTTCGTGTTGTTCGAGACCCTGGTATTCACAGCGTATTTCGGCTTCTACCTGTTCTCCCGCGGGCGCAATCCCGAGTCTTTCCTGCACGCGCAGGTCCAACTCGACCTGCGCGTCGGAGTCCTCAACACCCTCGTCTTGCTGTTGAGCTCGTGGTCGGTGGCGCGATGCGTCCAGTCCGCCCGCGCCGGTGCCTACCGCGCGGCCCTGCACGATGTCTTGATCACCGCCGCGTTCGCCGTACTGTTCCTGTTCTTCAAGGTGTTTGAGTGGGTCCGGTTGGTGCGCGCCGGAAACGGATTGGACGGCAACGACTTCTTCATGTACTACTACTTCCTCACCGGGATCCACTTCGTTCACCTGCTGATCGGGTTTGTGGTCCTCGGTGTCATCCTCTATCAACTCCGCAGGCCGGCACCAAAATCTCAGAACTCTCAGGAAGTCATCGAGACCGGCGCAACGTATTGGCATACCGTCGATTTCCTCTGGGTGCTGATCTTTGCGTTGCTCTACGTGGTGCGGTGA
- a CDS encoding TetR/AcrR family transcriptional regulator encodes MGTARKGVNGWELGNVQHSAARTRVLDAALDLFAEHGVSGTSLQMIADAVGITKAAVYHQFRTKDQIVIAVTERELGRLGPALVEAEAHGNGPQARDALLVRTVEMAVRDRRLVRTLQYDPVVIRLLAEHEPFQRFMDRLYRVLLGDAGLDGRIEAAMFSGAISTAVMHPLVADIDDEVLLDRLIDLSRRLLRLHQESAN; translated from the coding sequence GTGGGAACAGCACGCAAGGGCGTCAACGGTTGGGAGTTGGGCAACGTCCAGCACAGCGCCGCCAGGACGCGCGTGCTCGATGCCGCGCTGGACCTGTTCGCCGAGCACGGAGTCAGCGGCACGTCGCTGCAGATGATCGCGGACGCGGTCGGAATCACGAAAGCAGCTGTCTACCACCAATTCCGGACCAAAGATCAGATTGTGATCGCGGTGACCGAGCGCGAACTGGGCCGCCTCGGCCCAGCGCTCGTCGAGGCCGAGGCGCACGGCAACGGACCGCAAGCCCGCGATGCGTTGTTGGTGCGGACGGTCGAGATGGCGGTTCGGGACCGCCGGCTGGTACGCACGCTGCAATACGATCCCGTCGTCATTCGACTGCTGGCCGAGCATGAACCGTTCCAACGTTTCATGGATCGCCTCTATCGCGTGCTGCTGGGCGATGCTGGTCTCGACGGCCGCATCGAGGCGGCCATGTTCTCCGGTGCGATCAGCACCGCCGTCATGCATCCGTTGGTCGCCGACATCGATGACGAGGTCCTGCTCGACCGGCTGATCGACTTGAGCCGGCGCCTGCTGCGCCTGCATCAGGAATCGGCCAACTAG
- a CDS encoding twin-arginine translocation pathway signal, which produces MIAEDEVAQQPAPRPASRVKRAGRLLRRGVTHWRPILLTLLLIATTGFAAGYSYVVFRPDLQTDATARHQVIAAASDGAVALLSYSPETLTQDFDNAKSRIADSYLPYYQRFAEKVVGISALRGQVTTRAWIVKAAVSEMRPNSAVVLAFVRLKTMSKDKPDPVVTSSSLKVALTRVNDSWLIENFETMGASTGAGAP; this is translated from the coding sequence GTGATCGCTGAGGATGAGGTGGCGCAGCAGCCGGCACCCCGGCCCGCCAGCCGCGTCAAACGCGCAGGACGCTTGTTGCGCCGAGGCGTGACGCACTGGCGACCGATTCTGCTGACGCTACTGCTGATAGCCACGACAGGATTTGCTGCCGGTTATTCCTACGTCGTGTTCCGGCCGGATCTGCAAACCGACGCCACCGCGCGACATCAGGTCATCGCGGCGGCCAGCGACGGGGCGGTGGCGCTGCTGTCCTATTCACCCGAGACCCTCACCCAGGATTTCGACAACGCCAAATCCCGGATCGCCGATAGCTATCTGCCCTACTACCAACGGTTCGCCGAGAAAGTGGTGGGCATTTCGGCACTGCGCGGCCAAGTCACGACAAGAGCCTGGATTGTCAAAGCGGCCGTATCGGAAATGCGCCCGAATTCCGCCGTCGTCCTCGCATTCGTGAGGCTGAAGACCATGAGCAAGGACAAACCCGATCCGGTGGTGACGTCGAGCAGCCTCAAGGTGGCGCTCACGAGGGTTAATGATTCATGGCTTATCGAGAATTTCGAGACGATGGGCGCGAGTACGGGTGCGGGTGCGCCTTGA
- a CDS encoding Rv2253/PknI dimerization domain-containing protein gives MRSMNVAVSATLAAAGIAGAVSLAPAARAYNPAINGTYTATVVGQWARSRQVYHQEANVRSTWKINTSCTSAYDCTGTVVSDQGWSAPVRMFDGLTWYLRRDIPNWETCDDGTSYTATDYIMFHPADPVTGVNVLGSPVFRGDERTIGPSGACGTNLPLDIEQPLRLDQIS, from the coding sequence ATGCGTTCCATGAACGTGGCGGTGAGCGCAACACTGGCGGCCGCCGGTATAGCGGGGGCCGTGAGTCTGGCGCCGGCGGCGCGGGCGTACAACCCCGCCATCAACGGCACGTATACCGCGACCGTGGTCGGGCAATGGGCGAGATCTCGGCAGGTGTATCACCAGGAAGCGAACGTGCGCAGCACCTGGAAGATCAACACGTCGTGCACCAGTGCCTACGATTGCACCGGCACGGTCGTCAGCGATCAGGGTTGGAGCGCGCCGGTGCGGATGTTCGACGGCCTCACCTGGTACCTCAGACGCGACATCCCGAACTGGGAGACCTGCGACGACGGCACCTCTTACACCGCGACGGACTACATCATGTTCCACCCCGCGGACCCGGTAACGGGGGTAAACGTGTTGGGATCACCCGTTTTTCGCGGAGACGAACGCACCATCGGCCCGTCCGGGGCGTGCGGCACCAACCTCCCGCTGGATATCGAGCAGCCGCTGCGGCTCGACCAGATCAGCTGA
- a CDS encoding MCE family protein encodes MLTRFVRVQLAIFSLVGVIGLIVMVVWYMQVPTLLGIGKMTVTLELPATGGLYRFSNVTYRGVQIGRVTDIALTPTGAKAVMRLDTSPNIPADLKAEVLSISAVGEYYVDLRPKTDSAPYLHDGSVISVNQATLPQPIGPVLDQSNALIKSIPKDKLSTLLDETYKGFNGAGYDFQSFFDSSAQLSHDFNGISDRTQTLTEDTGPFLNAQAQTADSIRTWARSLDGITGETAKDDPQFRNLLRKGPAAFDEASQLLNQIKPTLPVLLGNLATIGQIGVAYHASLEQVLVLLPPFTAAIQSFLPTKTIAGLPTGAFNLDISDPPACTVGFLPPSQWRSPADTRTVDTPDGLYCKLPQDSPIGVRGARNYPCQERPGKRAPTVEICESDKPFEPLAMRQHIFGTYPLDPNLIAQGIPPDDRMNWNRERIFGPVEGTPMPPGAVPRGPGAPPPPAVPVGPALPAQTMGEVSPIAPLDVPSSPAELPRGNTPSVPPAMFPFAPQPAAPPADSPPPAAPVADTPQPADAPLPLPAGPPGSAPVGQSITPSAFGGNASRPGPSVAIAQYDPRTGTYVTPDGHVFRQSDLVTKKAPKTWKDMFAI; translated from the coding sequence ATGCTGACCCGCTTTGTCCGTGTCCAATTGGCGATCTTCTCGCTCGTGGGAGTCATCGGCCTGATCGTCATGGTCGTGTGGTATATGCAGGTGCCGACGTTGCTGGGCATCGGCAAGATGACGGTCACGCTCGAGCTGCCTGCCACGGGGGGCCTCTACCGGTTCTCCAACGTGACCTACCGCGGCGTGCAGATCGGCAGGGTTACCGACATAGCGCTGACTCCTACCGGCGCGAAAGCCGTTATGCGTCTTGATACTTCACCCAACATCCCGGCGGACCTCAAGGCCGAGGTACTCAGCATCTCTGCGGTGGGTGAGTACTACGTAGACCTGCGACCGAAAACCGACTCGGCGCCGTACCTGCACGACGGGTCCGTGATCTCGGTGAATCAGGCAACGCTTCCGCAGCCGATCGGTCCCGTCCTCGATCAGAGTAACGCCTTGATCAAGAGCATTCCGAAAGACAAGCTCAGCACGCTGCTCGATGAGACGTACAAGGGATTCAACGGTGCTGGTTACGATTTCCAGTCGTTCTTCGACTCCTCGGCGCAACTCTCCCACGATTTCAACGGCATCTCCGACCGCACGCAAACCCTGACCGAGGACACCGGACCCTTCCTGAATGCGCAAGCCCAGACCGCCGACTCGATCCGAACGTGGGCACGCAGTCTCGACGGTATTACCGGCGAAACCGCCAAAGACGATCCGCAGTTCCGCAACTTGCTGCGGAAAGGGCCCGCGGCGTTCGACGAAGCGTCGCAACTGCTGAATCAGATCAAACCGACGCTGCCGGTGCTGCTCGGCAACCTCGCCACCATTGGTCAGATCGGCGTGGCGTACCACGCATCCCTCGAACAGGTACTGGTGTTGTTGCCGCCCTTCACCGCGGCGATCCAGTCTTTCCTCCCCACCAAGACGATCGCCGGATTACCCACCGGCGCATTCAATCTCGACATCAGCGACCCGCCGGCGTGCACCGTGGGCTTCCTGCCGCCGAGTCAATGGCGTTCGCCGGCCGACACTCGAACCGTCGACACACCCGACGGGCTGTACTGCAAACTGCCGCAGGACTCGCCCATCGGGGTGCGCGGTGCACGTAATTACCCATGCCAGGAGCGGCCCGGAAAGCGCGCGCCGACCGTCGAGATCTGCGAGAGCGACAAGCCATTCGAGCCGCTCGCCATGCGCCAGCACATCTTCGGTACCTACCCGCTGGACCCGAACCTCATTGCGCAGGGCATCCCGCCGGACGACCGGATGAACTGGAACCGGGAGAGGATCTTCGGCCCGGTGGAGGGAACGCCGATGCCGCCGGGAGCGGTCCCGCGCGGACCGGGAGCGCCGCCTCCGCCGGCGGTACCGGTTGGACCCGCGCTCCCCGCGCAGACGATGGGCGAAGTCTCTCCGATTGCGCCGCTTGACGTTCCGTCCTCGCCGGCCGAGTTGCCGCGGGGCAACACACCGTCGGTCCCGCCGGCAATGTTCCCCTTTGCCCCGCAGCCCGCGGCGCCACCGGCCGACTCGCCGCCGCCCGCGGCTCCAGTGGCTGACACGCCACAGCCGGCCGATGCCCCGTTGCCACTACCAGCGGGTCCGCCGGGCAGCGCGCCGGTTGGGCAGTCAATTACCCCGAGTGCGTTCGGGGGCAACGCGTCCCGGCCTGGACCGTCGGTGGCCATCGCCCAATACGACCCGCGCACCGGGACCTACGTCACCCCCGACGGTCACGTCTTCCGTCAGTCGGACCTTGTCACGAAGAAGGCGCCCAAGACGTGGAAGGACATGTTCGCCATCTGA
- a CDS encoding MCE family protein, whose translation MSACVAIRRMLGIGGCLMLTLTGCSFSGLNSLPLPGATGRGSGANVYHVEIANVGQLEANSPVMIDDVIVGSISKMTVQNWHANLDISLNPGTSVPANVVARVGQTSLLGSMHLELEPPLGEPGKGRLQPGATIPLSRTSTYPSTEQTLSSLSVILNAGGLGQFGDIIHNFNGALSGHAGELRELLSHLDRFIGTLDQQRDNLVASIQALNRLSGTFAAQRDVITQALHKIPPALEVLTKERPRITEALHKLGTFSDTATRLVNDAGDDLVKNLQNVAPAIGALADIGPDLDAALAYAPTFPFTQGFIDRFIRGDYVNGYFVIDLTNAGLRKSILLGTHWGRLGAEIPPKPGDPPYLQFRYGAPPGAPGALTGPGPVGEPLRGPDPRPWQPGMPPPNEAPVGAPPVPLTALLNGQSADAPPLPGPPPAAQNLPGPLPAQYLPGPPQAAPLPGPPPDQGAAGPTATDVGGH comes from the coding sequence ATGAGCGCGTGTGTCGCGATTCGTCGGATGCTCGGCATCGGCGGCTGCCTGATGTTGACCTTGACCGGATGTTCCTTCAGCGGCTTGAACTCGCTGCCGTTGCCCGGCGCGACCGGACGTGGCTCGGGTGCCAACGTCTATCACGTCGAGATCGCTAATGTTGGCCAGCTGGAAGCGAATTCGCCGGTAATGATCGACGATGTCATCGTAGGCAGCATCAGCAAGATGACCGTGCAGAATTGGCACGCGAACCTGGATATCTCCCTCAATCCCGGGACTTCGGTACCGGCGAACGTGGTCGCCCGTGTCGGTCAGACCAGCCTGCTGGGATCCATGCACCTCGAGCTGGAACCCCCGCTCGGGGAACCCGGAAAGGGGCGTCTGCAGCCTGGCGCCACCATCCCACTGAGCCGCACGTCAACGTATCCGTCGACCGAGCAGACGCTCTCCTCCCTGTCGGTGATCCTCAACGCCGGTGGGCTGGGCCAATTCGGCGACATCATCCACAACTTCAACGGGGCCCTGTCCGGGCACGCCGGCGAACTGCGCGAGCTACTCAGCCACCTCGATAGATTTATCGGCACGCTCGATCAGCAGCGCGACAATCTGGTGGCGTCCATCCAGGCCCTGAACCGGCTCAGCGGAACTTTTGCCGCTCAGCGCGACGTGATAACACAAGCGCTGCACAAGATTCCGCCGGCACTGGAGGTGCTCACCAAGGAGCGGCCGCGCATCACCGAAGCGCTGCACAAGCTGGGGACGTTCAGTGACACCGCTACTAGGCTGGTCAACGACGCCGGGGATGACTTGGTCAAGAACCTGCAAAACGTGGCGCCGGCGATCGGTGCGCTGGCCGACATCGGCCCGGATCTCGATGCCGCGCTTGCCTACGCGCCCACGTTCCCGTTCACCCAGGGCTTCATCGATCGGTTCATCCGCGGCGACTACGTCAACGGATACTTCGTCATCGACCTGACCAACGCCGGCCTGCGTAAGAGCATCCTGCTGGGCACCCACTGGGGACGGCTGGGTGCAGAGATACCTCCGAAGCCCGGCGACCCGCCCTACCTGCAATTCAGGTACGGCGCCCCGCCCGGGGCGCCCGGAGCGCTCACCGGCCCTGGCCCGGTCGGAGAGCCGCTGCGTGGGCCGGATCCCCGACCTTGGCAGCCTGGGATGCCGCCGCCCAATGAGGCGCCCGTGGGAGCCCCACCGGTCCCGCTGACAGCGCTGCTCAATGGGCAGTCGGCGGATGCACCCCCGCTGCCCGGTCCGCCTCCGGCCGCGCAGAATCTGCCCGGGCCGCTGCCGGCGCAGTACCTGCCGGGGCCTCCGCAAGCCGCCCCGCTGCCGGGACCGCCGCCCGATCAGGGTGCCGCCGGCCCGACTGCGACGGATGTAGGAGGGCACTGA
- a CDS encoding MCE family protein produces MNRLQAIPRSTLKVGLAIVLAFLLIVGAGIAVRNTFFHTTTITAYFPTATAIYPGDDVRVSGLKVGTIDSIQPEGTRAKLVMHVDHGVSIPADAKAVIVAQNLVAARYVQLTPPYRSSGPTMRDGAVIPIDRTAVPVEWDQVKTQLMRLATELGPSSKVSTPSVARFIDSAADALGGDNGERLRQTLSQLSAVTRIFANGSGSLVDIVKNLQTFISALRDSNTQIVQFDNRLATLTSVLDDNKSDLDAALTDLSGAVGEVQRFIEGSRDATSEQLQKLADVTQILVDNKMALKNVLHVAPNAIANAYNDYDPDVGNIRGGVGFQNFTNPTYALCTQVGALENATSVESGKLCGLYLSPALKVFNPLFYFNFNFIPIPINPFLAPAFDPKNVIYTEDRLKPGGEGPKPVAPELPPSISAYTGLPGDPVGPPGSVPLGRIPGAAMPEPPPPSVPVTPPSAPAPENVQDMLLPGGGQQP; encoded by the coding sequence GTGAACCGGCTTCAGGCGATTCCGCGTAGCACGCTCAAGGTCGGGCTGGCGATTGTGTTGGCCTTCCTGCTGATCGTCGGCGCGGGAATCGCCGTGCGCAACACCTTCTTCCACACGACGACGATCACCGCCTACTTCCCGACCGCTACCGCGATCTATCCGGGTGACGATGTGCGGGTGTCCGGGTTGAAGGTCGGCACCATTGACTCGATTCAGCCGGAGGGCACCCGCGCCAAGTTGGTGATGCACGTCGATCATGGCGTGTCCATCCCGGCCGATGCCAAGGCGGTGATCGTGGCCCAGAACCTGGTGGCCGCGCGCTATGTGCAGCTCACCCCGCCGTATCGGTCCAGCGGTCCCACCATGCGCGACGGCGCGGTGATACCGATTGACCGGACGGCGGTACCGGTGGAATGGGACCAGGTAAAGACCCAGTTGATGCGTTTGGCAACCGAATTGGGACCCAGCAGCAAAGTGTCAACCCCATCGGTGGCCCGCTTCATCGACAGCGCCGCCGACGCGCTGGGTGGCGACAACGGTGAAAGGCTCAGGCAGACACTTTCTCAACTGTCGGCGGTGACGCGAATCTTTGCCAACGGCAGCGGCAGCCTCGTCGACATCGTCAAGAATTTGCAGACGTTCATCTCGGCTCTGCGGGACAGCAACACTCAGATCGTGCAGTTCGACAACCGATTGGCGACCCTCACCAGTGTGCTCGACGACAACAAGTCCGACCTGGACGCGGCTCTGACGGATCTGTCGGGTGCGGTCGGTGAAGTGCAGCGTTTCATCGAGGGCAGTCGGGATGCCACTTCCGAGCAGCTGCAGAAGTTGGCCGACGTGACCCAGATCCTCGTCGACAACAAGATGGCCCTGAAAAACGTTCTGCACGTTGCTCCCAACGCGATCGCCAACGCTTACAACGACTACGACCCCGACGTAGGGAACATCCGCGGTGGGGTGGGATTCCAGAACTTCACCAATCCCACCTACGCCCTTTGCACGCAAGTCGGGGCGCTGGAGAACGCCACCTCGGTGGAGAGCGGTAAGTTGTGTGGCTTGTATCTGAGCCCGGCGTTGAAGGTGTTCAACCCGTTGTTCTACTTCAACTTCAATTTCATCCCGATTCCGATCAACCCCTTCTTGGCCCCGGCCTTCGACCCGAAAAACGTGATCTACACCGAAGATCGGCTGAAGCCGGGCGGGGAAGGGCCCAAGCCGGTTGCACCCGAGTTGCCGCCCTCGATCTCCGCGTACACCGGGCTGCCGGGTGACCCGGTAGGCCCGCCGGGATCCGTGCCACTGGGCCGGATTCCGGGAGCTGCGATGCCCGAGCCGCCGCCGCCCAGCGTGCCGGTAACTCCGCCTTCGGCTCCGGCTCCGGAGAACGTTCAGGACATGCTGCTCCCCGGCGGAGGTCAGCAACCATGA
- a CDS encoding MCE family protein, producing MNRYRGAQLIKSGFIGAVLIILIIAVGLNPDQLLQRATTVRYQAVFADAGGLATGNEVTVSGIKVGTVSGMSLDRGDVVVTFTVKGNVQLGSASTAHIRTGSLLGQRILTLESAGNNTLRPMSVIPVSRTSSPYSLSEAVENLSSDIEGTDTGALNQSLDTLSSTLNEIAPQLGPTFDGVARLSQTLNSRNKSLSELLKGAADVTGVLSQRSDQLNTLILNANDLVSTLVARRQAIVRLLESTSVVSKQLTGLVHDNESKLAPSLEKVNKVLAVLQKNRDNIAKALPGLAKFSITSGETVSSGFYYNPLIPNIFFMQFFQWLFDYSFGFRAYGRPGSPPDNAGPRAFFPFPFNMIPGGSR from the coding sequence ATGAATAGGTACCGTGGCGCTCAGCTGATCAAATCGGGATTCATCGGCGCCGTCCTCATCATCCTGATCATCGCGGTTGGACTGAATCCTGATCAACTGCTGCAGCGGGCCACCACGGTGCGCTATCAGGCGGTGTTTGCCGATGCCGGCGGTCTCGCGACCGGCAACGAGGTCACGGTTTCGGGCATCAAGGTCGGCACCGTATCGGGAATGTCGTTGGACCGTGGCGATGTCGTGGTGACGTTCACCGTCAAGGGCAACGTACAGCTCGGGTCCGCCAGCACCGCACACATCAGGACGGGTTCGCTGCTGGGGCAACGAATACTCACCCTGGAATCGGCGGGCAACAACACCTTACGTCCGATGAGCGTTATCCCGGTGTCGCGTACCTCGTCGCCCTATTCGCTGTCCGAGGCCGTGGAGAATCTCTCGAGTGATATCGAGGGGACCGACACCGGTGCGCTGAACCAGTCTCTCGACACGTTGTCGTCGACGCTGAATGAGATTGCGCCGCAATTGGGTCCCACGTTCGACGGGGTGGCGCGCCTGTCCCAAACCCTGAATTCGCGCAACAAGTCACTGAGCGAGTTGCTCAAGGGCGCCGCCGATGTGACCGGCGTCTTGTCGCAGCGCAGCGATCAGCTCAACACGCTGATCCTCAACGCCAACGACCTGGTGTCGACGCTGGTCGCGCGCCGGCAGGCGATCGTGCGCCTCCTGGAAAGCACGTCGGTCGTGTCCAAGCAGCTGACCGGCTTGGTGCACGACAACGAATCGAAGCTGGCACCCTCCCTCGAAAAGGTAAACAAGGTGCTGGCGGTGCTGCAAAAGAACCGGGACAACATCGCCAAAGCGCTTCCGGGACTGGCGAAGTTCTCCATCACGTCCGGTGAAACCGTATCGAGCGGGTTCTACTACAACCCGCTCATTCCAAACATCTTCTTCATGCAGTTCTTCCAGTGGTTGTTCGACTACAGCTTCGGCTTCCGTGCCTACGGGCGGCCGGGCTCACCGCCGGACAATGCCGGCCCGCGGGCGTTCTTCCCCTTCCCCTTCAATATGATCCCGGGAGGGTCACGGTGA
- a CDS encoding MCE family protein — translation MTGSRGMIIKFGTFGLVMTLLTVSLFFIFGQYTTGSTTGYSALFNDVSRLKEGQTVRVAGVRVGTVKSISLRPDKKVLVKFDADRSVVLTTGTRAMIRYLNLVGDRYLELVDGPGSTKVLPAGSEIPLERTAPALDLDLLLGGLKPVTQGLNPHDVNELSAALIQVFQGEGGTLNSLFAKTTSFSNAIADNGQTVQELIDNLNIVVGTVDKESGKFSDAIDRLEKLISGLSNDRDTIGTAITSLDNGTASLASLLSRARKPLANTVDQLDRMAPLLAKDPDLIDISLQKLPHNYKKLQRLGSYGAWFPYYLCGLELWVSDLQYRTVQVGIAHQTTGRCAEPKDPDE, via the coding sequence ATGACGGGCTCGCGCGGGATGATCATCAAATTCGGGACCTTCGGCCTGGTGATGACGCTGCTGACGGTGTCCTTGTTCTTCATCTTCGGTCAGTACACGACCGGCTCGACCACCGGGTATTCGGCGCTGTTCAACGATGTTTCGCGGCTCAAGGAGGGACAGACCGTCCGGGTCGCCGGCGTTCGTGTGGGCACGGTCAAGAGCATCTCGTTGCGTCCGGACAAGAAGGTGCTGGTGAAATTCGACGCCGACCGCAGCGTGGTACTCACCACCGGCACCCGGGCCATGATCCGCTACCTGAACCTCGTCGGGGACCGCTACCTCGAACTCGTCGACGGCCCCGGATCCACCAAGGTGCTGCCCGCGGGTTCGGAGATCCCGCTCGAACGCACCGCCCCCGCGCTCGACCTCGACTTGTTGCTCGGCGGACTCAAACCCGTTACGCAGGGCCTGAATCCGCACGACGTCAACGAACTCAGTGCCGCGCTGATTCAGGTATTCCAGGGCGAGGGCGGAACACTGAATTCGCTCTTCGCGAAGACGACCTCGTTTTCCAACGCGATCGCCGACAACGGCCAAACGGTGCAGGAGCTCATCGACAACCTCAACATCGTCGTGGGCACCGTGGACAAAGAGAGCGGTAAATTCTCCGACGCCATCGATCGATTGGAGAAACTGATCAGCGGCTTGTCCAACGACCGCGACACGATCGGCACCGCCATCACCTCCCTCGACAATGGCACCGCCTCGCTCGCGAGCCTGCTCAGCCGCGCCCGCAAGCCGTTGGCCAACACTGTCGACCAGTTGGATCGCATGGCGCCGTTGCTGGCGAAGGACCCCGACCTCATCGACATCTCTTTGCAGAAGCTGCCGCACAACTACAAGAAACTGCAGCGGCTGGGCTCCTACGGAGCCTGGTTCCCGTATTACCTGTGCGGGCTGGAGCTTTGGGTGTCTGATTTGCAGTACCGCACGGTGCAGGTGGGTATCGCGCACCAGACCACCGGACGGTGCGCGGAGCCAAAGGACCCCGATGAATAG